In the Sarcophilus harrisii chromosome 1, mSarHar1.11, whole genome shotgun sequence genome, one interval contains:
- the IRX4 gene encoding iroquois-class homeodomain protein IRX-4: MSYPQFGYPYSSAPQFLMTTNSLTTCCESNGRTLADSGAAGSAQTPVYCPVYESRLLATARHELNSAAALGMYGNPYTGTQGYGNYVTYGTEASAFYSLNSFDSKDGTGSAHAGITQAAAAYYPYDHTLSQYQYDRYGTMDGGTRRKNATRETTSTLKAWLQEHRKNPYPTKGEKIMLAIITKMTLTQVSTWFANARRRLKKENKMTWPPRNKCSDEKRPYEEEEEGEEESQEEHIKNEKNDERVRKEEKELELSDLDDFDPIESESSECELKPAFQHLDSGHMRATSGSVDCPGDLCKESATSLKMSVPGGVQLEEDMERAKNCLKSVVDECEQDLVVGGRQRGCDSKMCFQQPGESQILEAKPRIWSLAHTATSLNQTEYPSCMLKRQGLSTSSSSASSSSSIAVSAPSGLERHQDSPVTSLRNWVDGVFHDPIFRHSTLNQALSNTTVSWATTKGAILETGALGRSLGNSTDMLKGHLANFPPHHHHHHDSNKELLSFPKSGSKMFCS; encoded by the exons ATGTCATACCCTCAGTTTGGATACCCTTACTCTTCTGCACCACAG TTCCTGATGACCACTAATTCCTTGACTACTTGCTGTGAGTCCAACGGTCGGACGTTAGCAGACTCGGGGGCAGCCGGCTCAGCTCAGACCCCAGTCTATTGTCCTGTATACGAAAGCAGGCTGCTGGCCACAGCGAGGCACGAGCTCAATTCCGCAGCTGCCTTGGGAATGTATGGAAACCCTTACACCGGCACCCAGGGCTACGGAAACTACGTTACCTACGGCACTGAAGCGTCTGCCTTCTATTCTTTG AATAGTTTCGACTCAAAAGATGGGACAGGATCTGCGCATGCGGGCATCACCCAGGCTGCAGCCGCTTACTATCCTTATGACCACACGCTCAGCCAGTATCAATATGACAG GTACGGTACCATGGATGGTGGAACAAGGAGAAAAAATGCTACCAGGGAAACCACAAGTACCTTGAAGGCCTGGCTTCAGGAGCACCGAAAGAACCCTTATCCCACAAAGGGTGAGAAGATCATGCTGGCTATCATCACTAAGATGACCCTCACCCAGGTCTCCACTTGGTTTGCCAATGCCCGAAGGAGACTCAAGAAGGAGAATAAGATGACTTGGCCACCTCGAAACAAATGTTCAGATGAGAAGAGGCCctatgaggaggaagaagagggagaggaagaatccCAGGAAGaacatatcaaaaatgaaaagaatgatg AACGCGTtcgaaaggaggagaaggaactCGAACTAAGTGACTTAGATGATTTCGACCCCATAGAATCGGAGAGCTCAGAGTGCGAACTGAAGCCGGCTTTCCAGCACCTGGACAGCGGTCACATGCGGGCTACTTCTGGAAGCGTAGATTGCCCAGGAGACCTTTGTAAAGAGTCTGCCACCTCTCTCAAAATGTCGGTCCCTGGAGGCGTCCAGTTGGAGGAAGATATGGAGCGAGCCAAAAACTGTCTCAAAAGCGTAGTGGATGAGTGTGAGCAAGATCTAGTAGTGGGAGGGCGACAGAGGGGCTGCGATTCTAAAATGTGCTTTCAGCAGCCGGGGGAGTCCCAGATACTGGAGGCCAAGCCCCGTATCTGGTCCCTCGCTCACACAGCCACTTCTCTTAACCAGACTGAGTACCCATCCTGCATGTTGAAGCGCCAAGGACTCTCCACTTCTTCCTCATctgcctcctcttcttcctccattgCAGTCTCGGCTCCCAGCGGCCTCGAAAGGCACCAAGATTCCCCTGTCACCAGTCTCAGAAACTGGGTGGATGGAGTCTTTCACGACCCCATATTCAGGCACAGTACTTTGAATCAGGCCTTGAGTAACACCACAGTGTCCTGGGCTACCACCAAAGGAGCAATACTGGAAACGGGAGCCCTAGGACGCTCTCTGGGGAACAGCACGGACATGCTAAAGGGACATCTGGCAAACTTCCCcccacaccaccaccaccaccacgaCTCCAACAAGGAGCTCCTCTCCTTTCCCAAATCTGGCAGCAAAATGTTCTGTTCTTAA